In Nilaparvata lugens isolate BPH chromosome 13, ASM1435652v1, whole genome shotgun sequence, the sequence TTGCAATAAATAAAGGCCACTTGTGCCGTTCTATTGCACGCAAATTGCCTAAGCATATACTCACTAGTCACTTGGCGCCATGTGGTGGAACGGGTTGGCTGTAAGGGGTGATGTGGAGGCcaactattattaaaataattactcGGAAACAAGGTTGGTTTCTCCGTCTCACCTCCTATGTCTAGTTAATCGGTTAAGAATGAACTAATTATTCTAAGgggaaaaattgaattgaaaaacaaaatttgaaggCTACGTACTCCATCTTACCTCCAATAGCTAGTAAATCAGTCAAGGATGAACTAATTCTGAAACCGTGtctacactgaacaaatgttcgacaaacatgtttcttgaaacagtttgggcaaattttattatgtttgacaaacaatgtttgcccgtgaccagtgtggacgcgtcaccaaacaaaatatttgtaagtggggagaGCAGGTTTTATGTATTATGCACagctgtcaacactgaaaatgtttgaaaaaacagtaatcttttgtttgacaaacaatgattgtccaaactttttaaaatgtttgtccctgagctcctcaaaaaacatgtttgccaaaataatatcatagagaaacaatagcgtaagtagatatcccatggtatagtgaatttatgtcacaacttttattgttatctcaagccgattactgtcgattattgtcaatttcaactgttttgttggagtgatagtgtatgaacgacacaatttgagagactaccagcgtcacacagctgcataggaaagaactatgtgaactatcggcttgggataacagtaaaagttgcgtctatgtggggaaaatattcacaaatttgtTTTTAGATATGTTGTCTATGTAAATGTATCTTGTgctttgtattgtgaattgaaattgaataaattgaattgaataaaaaaacgccctataccatgggatatctacttatgctatcgtttctctatgctaatatcaactaaaatacttgaggactgaaaattttgtgaattgaagaactacaagacttaacctatttcggactatctgttatctaaatttgggagaggaatagcacaaggttaccttatttttcctctccctatcattttcataatgtacttattgtataaatgaatgaatgaatgtatgtcgaacatttgttcagtgtggaaacggtggaaaattgaatttgaaatttcaaggtTCTGTTCTCCATCTCACCTCCTCTCCCGTCTCGGGTACCTCGCCGGCActatcctcctcttcctcatcttcatcttcatcctcGTCGTCTGCCTTCTTGGCGCCCGCCTCAGCGGCCTCCGCatccctcttcttcctctccaccTCGTCCAGggcctccttcatcttcttctctccctCGAACATGGGTCGCCACACGTCCTCGCCCACTTTCTGCGCATGCTCGGGGTCGTCGGTGATGAGCACGTTGCCGAAGATTGTGCCCGCTTTCACCTGAGCAACAAAGTGAGAACATGCAATCAGAACAAACTAGAAATTAGATGAACAAattaaagaaaaagaaggagatgatgaggaagaataagaagggaAAAGAGtggatggagaagaagagaagatggggagaggaaaagaagaacgagaagaagataaagaagcaaaagaagaagtggatggagaagaggaagaagagaaaaatgaaaagtgaAGAAAAGAGtgaatggagaagaagaggagagaaagaggaaaagaagaatgagaagatgaagaagcaaaagaagaagtggatgaagaagagaaaaatgaaaagtgaagaaaatgatggagaagaaaaagaagtggatggagaagaggaagaagagaaaaatgaaaagtgaatggaaaagaggaagaaaaaggagaatattACTGAAAGTAATATCAACCAATAGAAAAACAGTCTTTTACatgggaagaaaaagaagatgatggagaagaaaaatcgaaggaggagaagaagaagtggatgtagaagagcaagaagaaaatggaatgtatggagaagaggaagaagtgagTGTAAAAAAGGAGGGAAAAAAAAGTGGatgggaagaggaagaagaaaaaaaagaagtgGATGAAGGAGAGCAAGAAGAAATTAATGGAATGTATGGAGAAGAGGTAGGAGTGAGTgtaaaagaggaggaaaaagaaaaagaagtgaatgaaggagaggaagaagaagtgagTGGGAAAGAACACAacgaaaaagaagatgatgaaaaataagaaaacgtagaagatgaaagagaaaatGTAGATGGATAAGAGGAAATGATAAACTAGTATTTTTCAGAATAGGTGGCACCACACCTAGAGGAAGGGGGGGGGAAACACGGATTGTTAAATGAAGCACCTGGAGGAAGAGGGCAAAGAGAAATTGGTGAATGAGAACAAAAATCCAagggaatttataaattaatgtgaaaACGAAAGAGTGTGAATGCATAAGAAACAGAACAGAAATATTTggtaaatgaattaataaaaatgaaattgaatatgaacataattgaatagacttagaacgttgtcaaaaatccactttaattaaataaaaattaatattttacaggagcatgctttcgtgtgtgctcacacatgctcctgtaaaatattaatttttaattttaatttaattaaagtggatttttgacaacgttctaagtctattcaattatggaaaagttccacaacatcaacattaacactacaaacttaattaattgaatatgaacagactacaacaaataaaaaaaatgtatgaaattCAACATAAAACAATATAACCATGATAATTATCACTTTAGTATGAAAGAACAGAGGGGAATTATTGACAaatgagtgagaaagagtgtgGATGATCAATGTGTAAAAGGTAGATTTAGGAcaagaataaattatgaaatgaaacaTCAATAGAATTAAAAGTTTACTATCAACTTGAAATtagattaaaaatttgaatcaaattttcCGTACCTGCCATAAATCAAAACCGATTCCAGCAATCTCCTCGCGCAGGTAGAGGTTATCGTCAGCTGTGTACTCAGGGTTGTCAATCTCAGGGTGAACCCATGGACCCTGCAAACAATATCGACCAATAGAAAACAGTCTCTTACATTGGAGATACTAATGTCATgctcatagaatttataaacagtaatttcttattaaaaacaatataacaatcttgaagtaccctttattttttaaaatattgaatgaaaaagactaagaaattgtcaaatttttaaaaatatttcaacaacaactagtttcggccctaacttaggtcattttcaagttgaaatggcAGTAAATGTTTTTTCAGTAATCTTTATTATTAACAAATTTGTAGAAATGCTCATACCTCATAAATATTATGAAGTATAATACAATGAAAAAATCAAAGGATCTTAGCCTCAACTGTGACAAGTAAAGCTCAAGAAATGCTCTTAAAAATTGAGCAAGACAATAGCTAGCTAAAATACATACGCAAGATAAAATTTCAACTATTGtgcatttcaaataaaaataccaagaaattgtcaaaaaaccacagatttattgaaagatagaaatttaataaaatttatttaataatataatagatattTCAATCTATCAatagatctgtggtttttgacaatttcttagtatttttaatatgaataattaccacaatatcaacttctcaactacacaaaaagtattgtGCATTTAATGGCGAAATACGTTTCTGTCCAGCATTTAGTATTTACAAGATATTTCACGCTGAAATTCACTATAACTCAATGTCGAGATGAATACAGAGGTAAAGTGTCAATAGGATGAAAGTAGGGGTTTAGTCACATTTTTAAACATGTGTTGTTTTCGACTACAACTTGGATAATTGTTGAAGTAAAGAAGATACAATACAGAACACCTAcagaaaaacaaatcaaatttatttcctccaaaaatacaacaaaaatatcagcatttagaaaatatattattaattttaaacttaatttcataatttatatgaaaataaaacaaaccctgaaatcaatttgaattaataCTATAAAACTTAAAACAATGTTAGGtttatgaattgataaatagtTACCGTAATTATAACAATGATAAAGGGAAAAGCTTACATAGGCAACATATTGCCTGTGCGTAAGCTAGAGTTGAGTTTATTATTAAGATAATTGTgggaaaatttaaaaaggaaatgaaggtatttattctaaatttaaatAGTAGAATATTAATTGCATACTAATTCGATTTCCAAGTTTCATCCAGTTTTACTCATTCCACAGTTTTATCACTCCACATCATtgtatagattattattatatgaccGATAAAATCAGTGACCAAATTTCCCGTCATTTGTACGGCTATAATTCAACGGAACTTTGTACATGGatgaataatgtaaaaatttattcCTGTttacaaatgacactgataCAATCGGTATTGGTGAAtgacattggtagataaaatgaAAAGGCAACGTTGATATAAAGAAAAGTTGACCAATAATTACTTTTatctttcaaataataaaagatTTACTAATAATTACTCTTATCTCGACTTTCATTTATTACTTCCTTATTGTTCTAGTACAATGAACACTGACTGGAAGATAAGAAATAGATAATCATTGTTAAACTTGTATTTGGGGTTATAGAAACTCTGATAACTGGAGTATAAGATAGTGAGATAATCATGGCTTACGCTGTATTTGGGGTTATAGAAACTCTGATAGCTGGAGTATAATATAGTGACCTAATTATTATAGTTTACgctatatttcattcatttattcatagccaatagatacaatgcaggtaaaaacaacaggcattcgcccaaaactgctttaaaccttaatttggaatacacagtctagaggttatgtaaatgataacttaattcacacacactaatTTGTgtccaaaaaatatatatacaacaataattttgaatttatcagattaagtaatttcaaatttggagTGATGTGACCTTAAATGATAAAATGTATTGATATACTGCGATACTATAATTTAAACTCGTATTTAGGGTTATAAAATCTCTGATAGTGTAGGAAATAGTGagataatattatagtttacCTTGTATTTGGGGTTATCGATCTGCTTTGGTTTCCATTCTCCCTTGTAGTCGGGGTTATTGACCTGAGGGGCCTCCCACTCTCCGTCCATCTCATCGTCCCAATCTTCAGGCCTGTAGAGCACAACAAaaccattccaattacaaaacaaatctaTGACGAAATCTCAAGGAAATTACatcaaaatcataatatatttaaggttgagtggtagagaagATTTCAAAGTCTTAAATCCTCTAATacagaggtggctatggtattatcatctatattataataaaggaaagaactggcttataagaaattcacgaatgacgcatcatcacgtctcaactactcaactgattaacttcaaattttgaatatagattctcaatttacctaAGGATGGTTGAAAGCATAtctcaaactcttcaagatttcagtaggtcaagtttctatttagatccttgcggagcacgggttacctgctaatttctataatataataaaggaaagaattgtcTTATAAACGTAGGGgataagaaattcacgaatgacgtatcatcacgtctcaactactgaactgattaacttgactcttcaagattccatcgGTCAAGTTTTTGAGTTTGTCAAGCTTAAAATAGATCcttacggagcacgggttaccttctagtaataataattaataaacagttGACTAGGAATATTGTTTAAGAGAATATGTTGAGACTATTTACTTCTTTGAAGTAAATAGCTATTATactttttaatacttttttactAGTAAAAGTTAGCAGaattaaacagaaaataagTGAATGTTGTGCCTGTAAAATTTTACCCATTCATTGTGATCGCACCCTTAGTGCCGGTAggacaaaagccggttaaattttaatcatgattaattccacgagagccaacCAGAGTAGCTGTCTTTGATTagaaaacgccttctctgattggtctcgtgaaattaatcacggtttaaattcaaccggtaaaatcttgaccgtgattaattttacaagaATCAACCAGAGTAGCAGTCTTTGattaaaaaagttttttctcagattggttctcgtgaaattaatcacggttaaaacgtaaccggcttttgtgcaaccgggttataaatttaattttcgaGTGTTTGTTGTTTCACTCACTTGACAGCATCCTTGTCGGGGATGAGTTGTGGCTTGTCCCAGTCCTCAGGCTTGGTGTCTTCAGGGTCATCAATGGTGGCGTTATCCTCCCAGTCCTCGGGCTTCTTGGCCGACGGGTCCTTGATCTTCTTTGGCGGCAAAAAGTCCCAGTCAGCTTCCAAGCTACCAGATTCCACCTTCTCGTTGTCGATCAGGACCTTAAAACGACAGAAATAACATGATTTTGAATAAGAAGTCTGTTTAATGAAGTGTAGACTcactttcaattatattttcgaaaTTAAGGCTGAAATGATTGAGAacgaaatagaataattattatgaagaaaaaaaCTTAGATTTGTAATTCATTAGCATATTATAGATATACTTTTGGTGAGATGAaaacttgaagtcaagttttcaaaattgtccATTCAACTCTAAAACGTtaagaaaacttcaattcaaAGAAATTTGACCAATGAAAACATAGCTTTACCGATTGATTCTTCGACGGCACGACACTACACGTTATAAGGTTGTTGTAatgagaatcagccaatcggagaactTCGTGTCGTGCCGTACCGTGGTGCATGGGAGAATCTCAAAGTGTGAAAAGATTCTCATTGACTGAGAATCAAATGTTGGTAAGGAATAACTTGTCAGGGGACAATTCTGAGGATTGATTTTATTAAAGTAAGCTATTATACAGTCCATGAGCTAGTTCATATTTAAACTAGTTTTAAAGAGAATCATATTCAAGTTACTAGAATTATATTCAAGTAAGCGACAACACAAACCTGGTAAGTGTTGCGAGTTATAACGACTATGTTGGAGTAAGCGACTACACAAACCTTTTATGTAAAATTGATGAAGTAAACTTTGAACAATAATCAAGTTAGCGACTACACAAACCTTTTAtgtaaaattgataaagtaaactTTGAACAATAATCAAGTTAGCGACTACACAAACCTTTTAtgtaaaattgataaagtaaactTTGAACAATAATCAAGTTAGCGACTACACAAACCGTTTAtgtaaaattgataaagtaaactTTGAACAATAATCAAGTTAGCGACTACACAATCCTGATTGTGAGGTATAACGACCCTGTTGTAGCAGAGAGAAACGAAATCT encodes:
- the LOC111059070 gene encoding calreticulin, with the protein product MLLKTSLLVLVAISLTNAEVFFEENFADDTWESTWEYSEHPGKEFGKFKRSSGKFFNDEEKTKGIQTSEDFRFYALSRKFQAFSNKDKPLVIQFRVKHEQNIDCGGGYVKVFDNSLTGKELHGDSPYLIMFGPDICGPGTKKVHVIFSYKGKNHLINKDIRCKDDVYSHLYTLIVRPDNTYEVLIDNEKVESGSLEADWDFLPPKKIKDPSAKKPEDWEDNATIDDPEDTKPEDWDKPQLIPDKDAVKPEDWDDEMDGEWEAPQVNNPDYKGEWKPKQIDNPKYKGPWVHPEIDNPEYTADDNLYLREEIAGIGFDLWQVKAGTIFGNVLITDDPEHAQKVGEDVWRPMFEGEKKMKEALDEVERKKRDAEAAEAGAKKADDEDEDEDEEEEDSAGEVPETGEEDHDHDEL